Genomic DNA from Paenibacillus sp. KS-LC4:
CAGCACCTGCGGCAGCCAAATCGCCCCATTCGAGTTGAAGCGGTTCGAATAGTCATATACTTCGGTCAGCGTAGCAAACTCTGCCTCGCGAAGCTGGCTCCAGAACATATCCGCATCGCTGCGCACCTCAGCCAAATCGACGCCAATCATCGGCAGCTCCGCTGATGCCGGGTCCTGCTGCTCCAGATGCGATTTCAAATGGTCAAACATAAACGGCCAAATATCGGCCTTAATGTCGCCGCCCCACTTTTTCCAGAAGCGGGCCAAATTGTTTTTGCGATTGAAGCTGCGATGAATGCCGCTGCTGCGCTCCCAGTGGTAAGCTAGAACTTCAGGGTTAATGACGATGTCATAGCCGGCTGCCCGCGCTCTCATCTGGTAATCGAAATCCTCGTAGCCGTTGAAAAACTTCTCATCGAGCAGCCCTACCTTCTCATACACTTCGCGCTTCATGCCGAACATCGCGAAAATTACGAGCTGGACGGAAAACGTCTGCTTCGGAATGTCCATTGGCGAAGCATTCAGGAAGAGATGACGACCAATCGTATCGGCAAAGGCAATGCCGCAATGCTGAACGCCGCCCGTTTGCGGATACAGCAGTACGCCGCCTGCCATACCGATTTCATCGCTGCTGTCGAGCGTCTCGCTCATGAGCTGCTGCCAGTTGTGATTCAAAATCGTGTCCGAATCAAGAAAATAAATATATTGCCCCTGTGCAATTTTTAGCGCGCTATTAATAGAAACGGCGCATCCAAGCGGATAGTCGTGCTGCAAAATCTCCACCGTCACGCCTTCCTTGCACTCTGACTGGAGCTTGTCCAAATGCTGTCTGACTGCTGTGCCGGAACCGTCATTGATGAAGATAATCTGGGTGGATGGGCTTACTGTCCGCAGCAATGAATCCGTAAATAAGTTCAAAATGTTATAATCCTGGTTTACTGGCACAATAACCGTGTGTAGCATGTAATCTCCTCCACGTGATTTATAGTTTCAATTTCGTTCGACGCCAGCTGCCCTCCCTTTAATTCAACTCGACTCTATCTAAATTTGGCATTTATTACATGTGACTGGAATAGAATCTGGTTACAGTGTATGTTTATGCAGCTTACGGTGTAAATCTCAACATCTGAACACTATTAAATTTTGAACCTGTTCACTAGATTAGGCGGTAAATTTGACAAGGGGTTTTAATTCGTTTTAACTAGAGATAACTGGTTTTTTTGAGAAGAGAAGCACTTGGCAAAATTCATATAGATCGGAGCTATTTCAACATGTATCGCGACTTGGAGCAGTGTGTGCTCGATTTGGAGCAGAACGGACATCTCGTTCGGATAAAAGAAGAGGTCGACCCCCATTTGGAAATGGCGGCGATTCATATGAAGGTATTTGAAGCTGGCGGGCCCGCCCTATTGTTTGAAAATGTAAAAGGCTCCAAATTCCGCGCTGTCTCCAATTTATTCGGAACAGTTGAGCGGAGTAAATTTATGTTCCGCCATACATGGGAATCCGTCCAGCGCGTCATGGAATTGCGCGGCGATCCTATGAAAGCGATGAAAAACCCGTTTGGACATATTGGAACGGGTCTCGCGGCATGGAAGGCGCTGCCGAAGCAAAGCTCGGGAAGCGTGCCGGTAGCGGCGCAGGAAATACAAATTTCCGATCTGCCGCTCATTAAGCATTGGCCAGATGATGGCGGAGCTTTCGTGACGCTGCCGCAGGTGTTTACCGAGGAGCCGGGCAAGCCGGGACTCATGAGCGCAAATCTTGGCATGTACCGCGTTCAGCTTAGCGGCAATGATTATGAGCTGAATAAGGAAGTAGGCGTCCATTACCAAATTCATCGCGGCATCGGCATTCATCAGGATATGGCCAATAAGCTGGGCAAGCCGCTGAAAGTCAGCATTTTCGTTGGCGGGCCTCCGGCCCATACGCTGGCTGCCGTTATGCCGCTGCCGGAGGGCTTAAGCGAAATGACCTTTGCTGGTTTGCTCGCGGGACGCCGTTTCCGCTATAGCTACAAGGACGGCTTCGTGCTTAGCAATGACGCAGATTTCGTCATCACAGGTGAAATCCATCCCGGCGAGACAAAGCCGGAGGGTCCGTTTGGCGACCACCTCGGATACTACAGCCTGACGCATCCATTTCCGTTAATGAAGGTGCATAAAGTATATGCGAAGCCTAATGCGATCTGGCCATTTACCGTCGTCGGCAGGCCGCCGCAGGAGGATACCGCCTTCGGAGCGCTTATTCATGAGCTTACGGGAGATGCGATCAAGCAGGAAATTCCCGGCGTCAAGGAAGTTCACGCCGTCGATGCGGCAGGCGTGCATCCGCTGCTGTTCGCGATTGGCAGCGAGCGGTACACGCCATATCAGCAGGTGAAGCGGCCAACAGAAATTTTGACGCTGGCGAACCGGATTTTGGGCACAGGTCAGCTTAGTCTGGCCAAGTATTTATTTATTACGGCGGAGGACAAGCAGCCTGTAACGACGCATCATGAGGCGGAATTTCTCGCCTATGTGCTGGAGCGGCTGGAGCTGCGCCGCGATATTCATTTTTATACGAATACGACAATCGATACGCTCGATTATTCGGGAACGGGGCTTAATGAAGGCAGCAAGGTCGTGTTTGCAGCGTATGGAGAGAAGATTCGCGAGCTGTGCCGCGAAACGCCTGAGGCGCTTAAGGAACTGCGAGGATTTGAGAATGCTAGGCTCGTTATGCCTGGAGTTGTAGCGATTCAAGGCTCAGCCTTTATAAGCTATGCTGAAGCGAAGCTGCAATTACAGCGCTTGAGCGAGGCAATTGCCGAGAAGGGGCCGCTGCCGTCCTGTCCGATGATTATTTTATGCGACGACAGCACGTTTCTCAGCGCGAAGGTAGATAACTTCCTATGGGCAACGTTTACGCGCAGCAACCCTTCTCATGATATTTACGGGGTAAATAGCGGCTATGAGCACAAGCACTGGGCCTGCGATAACGTTATTATTGATGCGCGTACGAAGCCGCATCAAGCACCGCCACTTATCGCTGATCCAGCGGTAGAGAAACGTATCGAGCGCTTATTCACTTCTGGCGCAAGCCTTGGCGGTCTTAAGCTGTAAACAAAAGGAGTACAGGCTCATGACCTGTACTCCTTTTGTTGTGTTCGACTGTTAGGGGACTGCCCCCTAATCCCGAATAATATAACCCTCGCTGTACGCTAGCTCGACGAATCCAGCCATGTGGCGAGCTTGGAAGACAATGGGCTTTTCGCTTCCTATTATAACAATATTTTGCAGGTCAGCAACTCCCTCCGCCCGCAAAATAAACGCTTTAGTATAATCAAACCGCTCCTTCAGCGTAGTCATAATGGCATGTATTTGCTTGTCCCGCTCTCCTTTACCCATTAGATTCAAAATAACGGAGCCACCTTCACTCAGCTTCTGCTGAATTAAATAAAAAAACTCCAGCGACACAAGCGATCGCGGCGTTCCCTCACGGGTGAAAGCATCCACTACGACGTAATCATATGTATGGTTCGCTTCCGCCTCCAGCAAAGCACGCCCATCTCCAATAACCACATTATCCTGAATATAGCCAAAAAACGTTCGGCTAAGCTCCACGACTGTCTCATCAAGCTCTGCTACCTTAAGCGACTTCTCTGCAAAATAACTGGCAATCGTCCCGATCCCGTGACCAATGAGAAACACCTTTTCGAAAGCCAGCGCATTGCTTTCCATTAGATGAATAATCGCCTGTGGATACTCGAACAAAATACGCTCCGGACGTTCAAGATCAAGTGCCCCCTGCATGGCATTACCGGCAAATTGGAGAACGCGAAAGCGCCCTTTCTCTCCATCCAGCTCCGCCGTATCGTAGACGACAATTTCGTGGTGAGCGGTACGCTCCTCAAACCATATGCGTTCGATCTTATTTGCTGAATGCTCCATGTTACATCTCACTCAGCTTTGTATCTATCGTACGATTCATAAAATCAATCAATACCCCCACGCTATTGTCATTCTCCGCTAGTTTTACGAATATATCCATGCTCGCATCCAGTTGCTCCACCAGCTCCGAAATTTCATCGATCTCCTCATTCGTCAGCATTATGCTATCATCTTTGTCAGCCAACGCTTGCTTTTGAAAATCCAGCATATCCTCTCGCAACTGCTTTCCATTTTCAATTAATCCACTCAGCTTCAAACTCTCTTCTCCTCCTGCGTGGTCCTTGCTAGCTAAAGCATAATGATGAATGGCGATTTGACGATCAAAAGTTGTATAAGCGCCAATTGTACGCCAAATTGTCCCTTTACCCGTTTCCAAATAGTAAAATCTGCTCATGGTTCCTACCAGCTCTCCAATAAGCTCATCATACTGCTTTACTTTAGCTGCAAGTCCAACGGGGTCAGAAGCTATTTGTTCCGTTTTCTTAGCGATACATTTAGACACTTCGTATATCAAATGTAATTCATAGCTATAAGCATCTTCGGAAAACATTCGCACAGAATCATAGGGAGCTATGAAATTAATATCTCCTGTTTCCAACAGCGTTTCCCTGCTTATAAGCTCTGCTAAACGTCCAATGATGGCTTCAGCATCTGTATCATTTTGCTCTTTCTGAACAATTTGATTATAGATGGATGCTGCCTTCTTTTCCACACGATCTATATTAATATCGCTAACTGAACGATTCATAAGGTCATCGTACCATGCCAGCTCTATATATTTCCCATTATCTTCAAAATAGACCGAAACAAGCTTTACAGGGTCGCTCTTGTTACCTTCTTCCGCTACGTCAGTATAATTTCCAATAATGATAATATCATTTGCCCCATCATAATTGACATCTCTAAAGCTTACCGACTCCATATTTTTAAGATCAAACCCCGATGCAAAGCTCGCAGGCAGCGAGCTTAAGACAAGATCGGCAGCATTAACCAAATAAAATTGCTGCTGCCACCTATCCTCAAGCGGGAAATAACCATATACAAGCTGCTGATTGTCATCCTGCTTCTTTTCTACATTCTGCTCAAAAACCTGCTTTCCTAACAGGACAAATCCTTTCGCCTCAAGCTCTGACAGTGACTTCCCTTCAGCATTGTCTGCACTCATCCAGTCGTCCTTTTCCTCAGTGTCCGCTTCTGCAGGCTGTGATTGCTCTAGAGCAGGGCTCGCAGAAGACGTTCCAAAGCTCTCCGATAATTTATCTGAAACTGCGGAGGCATCTTCCTGAAATTTCAGGCCGTTCGAGCAACCCGAAGCCAATATACCCATTATCAAAGAAACGCTTATTAAACCCATTCGTATTTTCACCGTCGTTCTACCAAACATCATAGCGTTAAATGTCCTTTCTCCTCTTCATTATCAATCTCCTGTAATTCGACAATTTCATTTAATTTCCTTTTTATATTCAACAAGTCTGGAAACGGTTAAATGGACATCCACGAGCTGGTCGCTGCAAAGTAAAAAAGACTGTCCCCTCGCAGCAGCACACTGCAAAAGAAACAGCCCTCGGAAGTTAATTAATAGTTAACCGACCTGAACCACTTTCAAATAAGCTTCAAGCTGATCGAATGTTCCGCCAAAGCCTTGTCTCATGGAATCGAACATGCCTATGAAAAATTGTTGTTCTGCCTCCGTCGCATTAATCGGTCCTCCGCGTAAGGTGAGAATCGTTTTGCCATCCTGCTCGGTAAACGTTAACGTATTGGAAATTTCAATCGGGAATATTTCGCTGAAAGGGGGACGTACAGCATTGCCATCCTTGTCCGAAAAAGAGTTAACGAAAACCATTTTTTCTGGCTCTACAATTTCAACAAACACGAATCTGCCCCACATTTCAGCACCATCCGGCGCTGTCATCTTGTAATGAAACATGCCTCCTGGTCTAAAATCAAGCTTGGCATAGCTAATCTCGAGCCCGGTTGGTCCCCACCATTTTTTCAAATGCTCTACCTCTGACCACACTTTAAATACCAGCTCTCGTGGCGCATGCAATTCCCTTGTAATTTCCAGTTGCTCAGTCATGCTCATCCTCCGTCTTTAGCTTAGTCATCGGTTGCTGCGCTTGTGCTGCCTCTTGCTTCTGAAGCTCCTTCAAATAAGCTTCCAAATTGTCAAAGCGCTGCTCCCACATGCTGCGGAACGTCTCCGACCATTCATTCAATTGCTGCAAAGACTGCGGCCGCAGCTTGTAAATTCGCTTATTGGCAGCCGGCTGCACCTCCACCAGCCCCGCATCACTGAGCACGCGAAGATGCTTCGACGTCTGGGGCTGGTTCAGCTCCAGCTGCTGGGCAATAGCGCCTACGGGCAGCGGCCCGTCACGCAGAAGCTCCACAATACTAAGGCGGTTCGGCTCGGCTAAAGCGCTGAAGGTCATCGCTTTCATCATCATAAATCTACTCCAGACTTGTTATCCATTAAAGTATACCCCAAAAGGAATATTCCTGCAAACGCATGTTTATTTCAATTTCAATTTTAATTTCAATTAAATTTTATAATCCTGCCAACTTCCTCATTATAGCATGCCGAGCCGTTGCCGATTGCCTCCTTTGCCGCTTCAGTTTTGAAGGCTTTACATAGGTTATCCCTTTAGCTCAGAAAAAATGAATGTGACTGGATGTTAAAACCATTTGCACAATCATCCCCACCTTCTCCAACGACCGGAAAGGAATTATTCCTCCGATCTTTCAGGCGAACATGCAGTCAGACCTTAGGCCTTAGGCCACTCCATTCATGCATTTCGTTTCTGAGCTAAGGGGATAACAAAGCAAAGCAAAAAAGAACGAGAAATAAAAACCGCAAAGCAGCCCATCACTGCCTTGCGGTTTCATAATAGCCTGGCCTTATTTAAACGCCCTTGCAGCGTTCACTGCTTTTTTCCAGCCGGTATAGAGCTTTTCCTTATGCTCTTCCCCCATAGCAGGCTGGAAAGCACGCTCCTTGTGCCACTGCTCCATAATTTCCTCGCGGCTGCTCCAGAAGCCTACGGCGAGTCCAGCTAAATAGGCTGCGCCAAGTGCTGTCGTTTCTGCATTGACTGGCCGCTCGACCGGAACGCCAAGAATATCGCTTTGGAACTGCATCAGGAAATCGTTTTTCACGGCTCCGCCATCGACGCGCAGCGTTTTGAGCGTCAGCCCTGAATCAGCCTCCATCGCGGCAAGCACGTCGCGCGCCTGATAAGCGAGCGCCTCCAGCGTCGCTCTAATAAAATGCTCCTTGGTCGTGCCGCGTGTCAGCCCAAACACCGCACCGCGCACATCGCTATCCCAATAAGGCGTGCCGAGTCCAACAAACGCTGGAACGACAAAGACGCCTTCCGTTGAATCAACACGTGCTGCGTACTGCTCGCTGTCCGTCGCATTTTGCAGCATGCGAAGACCATCCCGCAGCCATTGAATAGCAGAGCCTGCAACAAAAATACTGCCCTCCAGTGCATATTCCACTTTTCCATCTATTCCCCAAGCAATCGTGGTCAGCAAGCCATGCTCGGAAACGACGGCTTTCTCTCCCGTATTCATCAGCATAAAGCAGCCGGTTCCGTACGTATTTTTAGCCATGCCCTCCTGATAGCAGGCTTGACCAAACAAGGCTGCTTGCTGGTCGCCTGCAATACCGGAAATTGGAATTTTGCAGCCGAAGAAATGATATTCATCTGTATAGCCGTAAACTTCGGAGGAAGGACGCACCTCTGGAAGCATATTAGCTGGTACGTCCAGCAGCTCCAGCAGCTCTTCATCCCATTTCAGCTCATTAATGTTATACATGAGTGTCCGTGATGCATTCGAATAATCCGTCACATGGACTTTGCGTCCAGACAGACGCCAGATCAGCCATGTATCAACCGTTCCAAACATAAGCTCGCCACGCTCAGCCTTCTCACGCGCACCCTCCACATGATCAAGTATCCATTTTACCTTCGTACCGGAAAAATAAGCATCAATAAGCAAGCCGGTTTTACTGCGGAACAAAGGCTCATGACCATCTGCCTTGAGCTGCTCGCAAATTTCTGCCGTTTGGCGAGATTGCCAAACGACAGCATTGTAAATCGGAACTCCCGTCTTGCGGTCCCATACAATCGCCGTTTCACGTTGATTCGTAATACCGATTCCAGCAATCTGCTGTGTTTTAATGCCCGACTCAGATAGACACGCGGCAATGACAGCCAAAATAGAGCCCCAAATTTCATTGGCATTGTGCTCGACCCAGCCTGACTTTGGAAAATACTGTTTAAATTCCTGCTGGGCGGTATGAACCTTTTCTCCCTTTTTATTAAAAAGAATAGCTCGTGAGCTTGTCGTGCCTTGATCGAGCGCCAATATATATTTTTCCATTTTATTATAACCTCCTAAATTACACGTTATGCCTAACCGAAATCATCCATTTACAATTTCCAAAGCGCCGCATTGCTGGATGAAACCGCGATGGCCCCGGAGCCGAACAAGGCGGGCAAATCCTCGCGCGTATGCACAAAGCCGCCCAAAATAATTTCCGTATTCGTCTCCTGCCTAATTTTGCCGACCATGGAGTGGGCGAAGCTTGGCAGCAGCTCGATGTAATCGGGCTTCACATGCGCCGCCGTATTAATAATCGTCTTGACCGAATGCGAATCAATGAGGAATCCGCGTTGGATCGCTGCCAGCTTATGCTTCTTGGCAAGTAGAAGGCTAGATGTTCTTGTGCTGATGACGCCATCAATTTTAATCGCCTTGGCTAAATAATGAATGGAGGCCTCATCGTCCTTAATGCCCTTGACCATATCCAGATGCAAAAAAAGCTTTTTGCCCGCACTTCTCGCCGCATCCGCGATGCCCTGCAATTGTATAAGCTCGCCCTCAAGCAAAAATAAGATCTGCTGCGGCGAGGCCAGCGCCTGCTCTAATTCCTTGAAATTCCGAATCGCCGGAATAACCGTATTCGGCTGCATGCTTGTTCCCTCCAAACCTCGCAACCATTCACGGCTGCTCAAATCACTGCTTTAGCTGTAAAGCTGTAAACGATTTCAACGGCTATCAATTAAAAAAAGCCGACAGAAAGAATGTATACACCCCATATTCGGAATTTATATACTCAATCCAGCGGCTGTTCTCATTAGTCTCACAGCAAGTTTTATTTACTTGTCAGTGACGATTATAATATACTAAGGTCAAGCTGTAAACCCACTCATACCTTAAGAAAGCTTAAGAAGACCAAGCTCTTCCAGCTCCTCAAGCGCTTCCTCAGCGTCTCGCTGCGGATTCAGGCTGGCAATGAGTTGTTGTGTGATTTCGACCCCTTCAAAAACCGCACGGACGGCTGCCAATTCCAGCTTCTCCTCGAAATAGTCCTGCGCCCATTCCTGATAGCTTTCAGGGGAATCGCACAAATAACCCAGCAGATAATCTGCTCCATTTTCCCAACCCTCTGGCTGCTCATATTCGCTAGTGCGCCACACGGAATCGCCATTTTCCCGCCAAATGCAAAAGGTGACATCCTCATGGGTGAATGCCACATCCTGAATGCGTTGCAGCAGCGCTTCTGGCACCTCATTATAAATACCCGGCCATGTACCGTATTCCTCCTGGGCATGCGGGCTGTACGGCGATTCATGGTCAAAGCCTTTAATAATGACCCCTTCCGGTGCAAAAACAACAAATACAACATCCCCCGAGCCATTGTTCAAGCTGCCCATCGTTTCATCATCCGCCCATGTGGAGTCATAGCGATGAACGCGAAGCCAATCTTCCTCGCACATAATCAAATCCAGCGCAGCGAGTATGCGCATCTGCTTCTCCAGCTTCTCTGGTGCCGGCAACCGCGGCTTCTCCTATTGCTTCATTATATTTTGCCTCCCCCCGTTAGCTAGTTTTAGAGCTGTCTGACTCTAATAACTCCTTCATCCGGCTTAACTGTTCGTCCCAAAAATGCTTCATCCTTTCTCTTATATACACATCAATTTCCCATTATACATCAAAACCTTCAAACGACGATGCAGCAGTGCAGGGCAGGGCACCAAAGCAACGCAACGCTAAAGGATATACCGCGCCAATTCCTCAAGATGCTCGGTTAAAATAGGCCGCAACGATGTTGCTCCATTTTGCGTAGTAAAAGAAATATCTCCGTTTCGGTATCGGTAAAGAGCACGAAACGTAATAACTAGGAGATAACTGAACAAAAGGGGGAGAGCGGATGTTGAGCTTGAAACGAATATCGACTTTGCTGACGTTCAGCATATGCATAGGGCTGCTTGCAGCCTGCGGGCAAAATGACGCTCCGGGGGCAATCCAGTTCACCTCGGCTGCCTCGCCAAAAGCAACGTTTGATTCAGCCGTGTCTGAGATGACAGCTTCACCGGAATTCAATGCTGGGTCTACTGAAGCATACGAGGTTATTGCAGAGAAGCTGCGTGCGCCTTGGGTTATCGCATTTGCTGACGACGTTATTTATGTTAGTGAGCGCGAAGGCCATATTGTCAAAATCGAGGGCAAGCAACAAACGAGACAAAACGTTTATTTAACTAAATCCGTTCAAGGAGGCGGCGAAGGCGGACTTTTAGGCTTTTTGCTTGCGCCGGATTTCGAGCAATCTCAGCTTGCCTATGCTTACCATACGTATGAAGAAGGCGGAGAAACGCTTAACCGAATCGTGCAGCTGAAGTACACTGGCGAGAGCTGGGAAGAAGCTCATGCTTTACTGGAGGGTATTCCAGGTGCCTTTAATCATAATGGAGGGCGGATGGCCTATGGACCGGACAAGCTGCTGTATATCACAACAGGCGATGCTCAGCAGCCTGAGCTTTCACAGGATACGCGCAGCCTGGCAGGTAAAATACTTCGCATGACACTCGATGGCAAAGTGCCGGCAGACAATCCATTTGCTGGTTCCTACGTTTTTTCGTATGGGCACCGCAATCCGCAGGGATTGGCCTGGACCGATAAAGGTGTCATGCTTGTTACAGAGCATGGCCCATCAGGCTCGCCTGGCGGACATGACGAAATTAACGTCATTGAGCCTGGCGGCAATTATGGGTGGCCGAATGTATACGGCGATCAAACAGGCAGCGGGCTGATTCCGCCCGTCTATCACTCTGGAGAACCGGCTATCGCACCTTCCGGCGCAGCAATCGACGACCAGAACCGGATGCTGATCGCTACGCTCGCGGGCCGTTCGCTATATCGCTATAACCTTGAGACAACGGAAATGGCTGTCGTCTTTAATGGAGAAGGACGCTTGCGCGATGTAAAGCTGAAGGATGGACGCGTCTATGTCATTACCAATAATACTGATGGCAGAGGAAGTCCTTCAGCTACAGATGATCGCTTGCTGCTATTGACCAGCTTGAAATAGACGAAGCAGGGGGCTGTCCCAAAAGTCATAAATGACTTAGGGACGCCCCTTCTTCATAATGTCAAACAAAAAGAAACCGTTTCTTGGTAAAATGGAGGTACCACCCAACCAACTACCAAAGGAGACGGTTTCTTTGTACATTCAATATACCATGGATCAACTTTGCTTACCAATGGATTTAGAAGAAGACATACCCGCTAACCATTTGGTTCGTGTAGTCAACGCTGCTGTTAATCAGCTCGACGACGCGATCTTCGACGCGGCTTATCCCGGAGGCGGAAGAGATAGCTATCACCCCAAGATGCTCACCAAAGTTATCATTTACGCCTACTCACAGCGAATCTACTCTTCTCGTCAAATCGCCAAAGCGGTTCGTGAGAATATCATGTTCATGTGGATCGCAGGCAGACAACGACCAGACTTTCGAACGCTGAATCGGTTTCGTTCCGAACGAATGAAAGAGGTACTGGAGACGGTCTTCACAGGTATCCTTCATTATCTTGCAGAGGAAAAGTACGTGAAGCTTGAGCATTACTTTGTCGATGGCACGAAGATCGAAGCAAACGCGAACCGTTACACCTTCGTCTGGGGCAAAGCCGTCGTGAAGCACAAGGCAAAGTTGCAAGAGAAAGTACGGACACTGTTTGCAACGATTGAAGCAGCGGAGAAGCAAGAAGAGCTGGAACAGGCTGGAGAAGACCTCACCGAGCTTGGCGAGGCATCCGCGCTGACGAGCGAAAAGCTAGAGGCTGCTGTTCAACAATTGGAAGCTAAACTGCAAGTCCAGCCGAAGGACAAGCCGCTTAAAAAAGCGGTGCGCGCGCTCCGTAAAGACCTGCTCCCTCGTTTGCAAAAATATGAAAGGCAGCAAGAGCTTCTTGGGGATCGGAACAGCTTTAGCAAGACGGATCCCGACGCTACCTTCATGCGAATGAAAGAAGATCACATGCAAAATGGTCAATTGAAACCTGGCTACAATGTGCAGATCGGAACAGAAAACCAGTTCATCATCGGCTACAGTTTGCATCAACGCCCAACCGACACGCGTTGCCTCAAACCTCATTTGGAGAAGGTTAAAGCCGCTCTAGGAAAGCTGCCGAAAACCGTCATCGCGGATGCAGGATACGGCGGTGAAGAAAATGACGCATACTTAGAAGGTGAGCAGTTAGAAGCATTAGTGAAGTACAGTACTTACCACAAGGAAAAATCGAAGAGGTGGCAGCAGGATATCAGCAAGCTGGACAACTGGCAGTACGATGAAGCCGAAGATACTTGGACATGCGCGGTAGGGCGCAAGCTGCTGTTTCGTTATGAGAGTAAGGGAACGACTGAAAGCGGATATGAAGTCAGAAAGCGACACTATCGTAGCGCAAGCTGCGAAGATTGTCCGCTCAAAGAAGCTTGTACAAAAGCACAAGGGAATCGGGAAATCAGCGTGAGTCTCAAGTATTTGCGGTACAAGCAGCAAGTACGCGAGAAACTCAGGAGCGACGAGGGATACGCTCTGGCGGTTCGACGAATGATCGAGCCCGAGAGTGTATTTGGACAACTGAAGAACAACCGGGGATTCCGGCGCTTTCTGCTTCGTGGCCTGCCTAAGGTAAGCCTGGAGGTCGGATGGCTTTCGCTTGCCCACAATTTGCTCAAGAAAGCGGCAATAGACCAAAAGTCAGAAATGGCGGTGCAGGGATGACCTCCCCAACACCGCCATTTCTTTATTTTTTACCTATTTTCCATAAAGCGAGCTGTTTCCTCAAGTGAGCGAACTTACTTTTGGGACAGCCGCCTGTGCTGTTTATAGAAGCCTTTTGCGATAAAAGGTTCAACCCACTACACTCTGCTTAGCAGAAACTTCATTGCAGTCGGTTCGGCAGATTCAGCAGCACTCGCTGCGGTATGCTTTGCTTGCACCAAATAAATAATTTCCAGACGATTGTCGGAGGCTTTCACAACCGGAACCGGAGCATCCGCCTCCACTTCAAGCGTTAGCCCTGGCAGCATCCAGCGTTTGGCTGAAATACCGCGGGCGTCTACCCCTTGCCCCGTAATTTCAAAATAAAATTCAATGTCGACGGCAGCGCTGCACTGGACGTCTACCTCAAGCTGGCGTTCGCTCACTACCGCTTCATAATAGACACCTCGCAAATGGGTATTCCAATGCTTGCCGACTTCACGCCGAATGAGACGGAGATCGTATTTATGCCCATCCTCCGTTTTCCAATGAATCGTCGCCGGGTGCAATTGGCCATTCGTGTTTTTG
This window encodes:
- a CDS encoding PQQ-dependent sugar dehydrogenase; this encodes MLSLKRISTLLTFSICIGLLAACGQNDAPGAIQFTSAASPKATFDSAVSEMTASPEFNAGSTEAYEVIAEKLRAPWVIAFADDVIYVSEREGHIVKIEGKQQTRQNVYLTKSVQGGGEGGLLGFLLAPDFEQSQLAYAYHTYEEGGETLNRIVQLKYTGESWEEAHALLEGIPGAFNHNGGRMAYGPDKLLYITTGDAQQPELSQDTRSLAGKILRMTLDGKVPADNPFAGSYVFSYGHRNPQGLAWTDKGVMLVTEHGPSGSPGGHDEINVIEPGGNYGWPNVYGDQTGSGLIPPVYHSGEPAIAPSGAAIDDQNRMLIATLAGRSLYRYNLETTEMAVVFNGEGRLRDVKLKDGRVYVITNNTDGRGSPSATDDRLLLLTSLK
- a CDS encoding IS1182 family transposase, which translates into the protein MYIQYTMDQLCLPMDLEEDIPANHLVRVVNAAVNQLDDAIFDAAYPGGGRDSYHPKMLTKVIIYAYSQRIYSSRQIAKAVRENIMFMWIAGRQRPDFRTLNRFRSERMKEVLETVFTGILHYLAEEKYVKLEHYFVDGTKIEANANRYTFVWGKAVVKHKAKLQEKVRTLFATIEAAEKQEELEQAGEDLTELGEASALTSEKLEAAVQQLEAKLQVQPKDKPLKKAVRALRKDLLPRLQKYERQQELLGDRNSFSKTDPDATFMRMKEDHMQNGQLKPGYNVQIGTENQFIIGYSLHQRPTDTRCLKPHLEKVKAALGKLPKTVIADAGYGGEENDAYLEGEQLEALVKYSTYHKEKSKRWQQDISKLDNWQYDEAEDTWTCAVGRKLLFRYESKGTTESGYEVRKRHYRSASCEDCPLKEACTKAQGNREISVSLKYLRYKQQVREKLRSDEGYALAVRRMIEPESVFGQLKNNRGFRRFLLRGLPKVSLEVGWLSLAHNLLKKAAIDQKSEMAVQG